A window of Hypomesus transpacificus isolate Combined female chromosome 7, fHypTra1, whole genome shotgun sequence genomic DNA:
GTGGGTAGAGGAGTGTGGGTAGAGGGGTGTGGGTAGAGGGGTGTGGGTAGAGGAGAGTATAGGTTACTTGTAGCAGTTGTTGTTGTACTTGTTGTAGCTCCCCAGTGCGGTGAGGCACCCCAGACAGATGGCGTAGGAGAAGAAGATCTGAGTACCTGCATCCATCCACACCTGCaacacagaccagaccagggtgaACCCCACAACCCCACACCCTGCACACCTGCacaacagaccagaccagggtgaACCCCACGACCCCACACAACAGACCTAACCAGGGTgaaccccacaccctccacacctgcaCAACAGACCTAACCAGGGTgaaccccacaccctccacacctgcaCAACAGACCTAACCAGGGTGAACCCCACACCCTGCACACCTGCACAACAGACCTAACCAGGGTGAACCCCACACCCTGCACACCTGCACAACAGACCTAACCAGGGTGAACCCCACGACCCCACACCCTGCACACCTGCacaacagaccagaccagggtgaACCCCACACCCTGCACACCTGCACAACAGACCTAACCAGGGTGAACCCCACACCCTGCACACCTGCACAACAGACCTAACCAGGGTGAACCCCACACCCTGCACACCTGCACAACAGACCTAACCAGGGTGAACCCCACACCCTGCACACCTGCACAACAGACCagaccacaccctccacacctgcaacacagaccagaccacaccctccacacctgcaACACAGACCAGatcacaccctccacacctgcaacacagaccagtccacaccctccacacctgcacaacagaccagaccacaccctccacacctgtaacacagaccagaccacaccctccacacctgcaACACAGACCAGACCACAACATCCACACCTGCATCACAGACCagaccacaccctccacacctgcatcacagaccagaccacaccctccacacctgcatcacagaccagaccacaccctccacacctgcaACACAGGTCAGGCAGGATGTcacctttgtttttgtttaaacaCTCTTGAGATCTTCTTTGATTTATAGACAATGAAGAAAGGGTCAAATACACGTGTCCCGGAGGGGAAGGTTAGGTTtaggggagagggagtgaaacCGTTCTAACTGATCATTAACATCCCTGACACGACACAGGGGAACGGCAGGCTAGTTTACTGACTCGTGGTTATAACATTGATTAACAACATACAACCACTACGACAAATGCTGGCTGGACAGTGAGGAGGTTAGGGGCAGGGTGGACAGGgttaggggcaggggcagggtggACAGGGTTAGGGCCAGGGTGGACAGAGTTAGGGGAGGGTGGACAGGGTTAGGGCCAGGGTGGACAGAGTTAGGGGAGGGTTAGGcgcagggtggaggtggagggttaggggcaggatggaggaggagggttaggggcagggtggaggaggagggttaggggcagggtggaggaggagggttaggggtagggtggaggaggagggttaggggcaggatggaggaggagggttaggggcagggtggaggaggagggttaggggcagggtggaggaggagggttaggggtagggtggaggtggagggttaggggcagggtggaggtggaggaggaagaacagagggTTTCCTACAACATATAGATTTCCATGTCAGAGGAAAATGACGATAACCAGccctgttgcatgtgtgtgtcaggcgtAGAGAGGGTCATCTGTTAATCGCAAAGTTTGCTGTTTAATTCCCGACTCCTCCAGGCCATGAACCGAAGTGTacttgagcaagactctgaagCCCAAGTTTCTCCCGATGGGCATTTACCATGTatgtatgagtgagtgtgtgtagaccAGTGTGTAGGGGGTAGTAACCTGGGGGTCTGCCAGGCGGCCCAGGTCAGGGTAGAGGTAGAACTGGATCCCCCGGCCTGCACCCGGCAGGGTGACCCCAcgcaccagcagcaccagcagcatcAGGTAGGGGAATGTAGCAGTGAAGTACACCACCTGGAGAGTGCGAGTCAGGTGTACAAGTTAGGGATCAGGGTTAGGGGTCAGGGGTACAAGTTAGGGATCAGGGTTAGGGGTCATGTtaaagggtcagggttaggggtcATGTTAAAGGGTCAAGGTTAGAGTTCCCACCTTGCCTGTGGACTTCACCCCCTTCCAAATGCAGAAGTAGCACATGACCCAGGCCACCAGCAGACACAGGGCCAGGTCCCAGTTCAGGGAGCCCATGTGGTCAATGCCCGGCGACAGCCTCAACGCTCTtctccttaacacacacacacatacatttacatattcacacacacacacgcattcacacacacaaactcattcacacacagacacacatacatcaacatgcacacgcacgcacgcacacccacccacacaccaacatgcgcacgcgcacacacccacatacaaacatacacccacgcacacacacttaatgcTTCAAATCTGTTATCCTGAAGGGATGTGGGTTGTGATGTGAAGTTTCAACACTTACTCCCAGAACTCGATGACAGGAGATGTGGCGTTTGGGTTTGGAATGAAATCCACAGACTCGTTTCTCCTCTGAAACTCCACACAGTTCTCTGAGCGAGAACACAGTTAACATCAGTATTAGAAATGACCTGCCATGTGCTCAGACTTGCTTAAACTTTGAGACAAGCTACTAGCAGGATCAACCAGATAGCCTCATCATTCATACTTCCCATTCCTACTCCTCATCAGATCAAAACTAATCAGTTGTTTGTTGATTACTTCAACAAATATTCCATTCATCCTCCACCTCATCTGGGCTGACCTGGCCCTAGGTCATGACACGGCACTGGGTTCTATAAAGCCAGTTTTCCAAACCCCAAAGACCGCTTATTTAATTTGTTCAAGCTGTCAGGCTAGCCTGTGTTGCTTAACCTGAGTTACTGACCCGACAGGAAAGAGGATTTGACCTGTTTACTGAGTGTCTGGATGTGTGAATGATCAAGTGGACAAGGGAGCTGTCCTACCACCCAGTCGCCTGGCGTTTTAAAGAGAAGGTACTTTCAGGTCACGTGGTCGGGAACATTGCCACACAGTTATCTAAACTACTTGAACCTGTCTCGTATTAGCCTTGGTCATGGAACTGCTTTAGCCATGACTGATTTGTTTATTCAGGACTTTACTGTAATCCCCATCATTCTTGTTATGAAACAGGTCCCACAGTTAGTTTACCTGTGCTCCAGGGTTAGAGTTTGTTTACCTGTGTTCCAGGTGTTATTGCAGGACGACCAGGGCAGGTCCCAGGTGAAGGAAAAGGAAAGGTAGAATATACCCCACGCTAGAACGATGATGTAGTAAAAATTCAGAAGTGCTACGATCACCTGCGTACCGTAACCCAGACCTGCAGCACAGGAGAGTGGCCAGCaggggagaccaggaggagagagaccaggaggagagagagcaggaggagagagaccaggaggggagaccaggaggagagaccaggaggagagaccaggaggagagagagtaggaggagagagaccaggagtagagagaccaggaggggagaccaggaggagagagatgaggagggcagaccaggaggagagagaccaggaggggagaccaggaggagagagaccaggaggagagaccagaaggAGGGACCAGGAGGGGAGaccaggaggaaagagagaccaggaggagagagaccaggaggaaagagagaccaggaggaaagagagaccaggaggagacagagatcaggaggagagagaccgagaggagagagaccagaaggagagaccaggaggacagagagaccaggaggaagaaagacaaggaggagagaccagagggaaagaaaccaggagcagagagaccaggaggagagagaccaggaggaaagaccaggaggagagagaccaggaggaaagagagaacaggaggaagaaagacaaggaggagagatcagagggaaagaaaccagAAGGAGAGaccaagaggagagagaccaggaggagagaccaggaggagagagatcaggAGGAGAGCCCAGGAGGAGAGACCATAAGATCAAAGTCAAATTTGCAGGTATTATAGAAATAGATGGAAGATTATTAAAAGTAGATGTTAGATTATTGTAGAATAGAGGCATGGTTACCCTCGAACAGGGGACTGATCTTCCTCCAGCAGGTGATGCCCCCCTCGCTGGTGAACTGGCCCAGCGCCGTCTCCAGGAAGAACACGGGAACTCCACAGGTGAACAGGAAGATCATGTAGGGGATGAGGAAGGCACCTGGAGAAAGAGGGTTTGTTTATATGGATGAAGGATGGATGACGCTCTGCATGATGCATGCGTATGTCTGGAACATGACACCATGGTCTTCATAAGGCTCCAGTTTGCTGACAGAAACATCTAGGGTTGGGGGAACAGCAGGGTTAGGGGGAACAGCAGGGTTAGGGGGaacagcagggttagggtgaaCAGCAGGGTTAGGGGGaacagcagggttagggttagtggacACACCATCTAAAATAACCTTCAACGTTCTGGACCGAGCTGTGGACACATCAGGGTTCCAACTGCCGCCCCGtcagagtgcatgtgtgtgtttgtgtgagtgtgtggtatgtgtgagtgtgtttgtgtgaatgtgtggtgtgtatgagtgtgtttgtggtgtgtgagtgtacgtgtAAGtgggcgtgtgagtgtgtgtggtgtgtgagtgtgtacgtgtgtgtaagtgtgtgtgtgtgtggaggatttTGGGAACATCTACAGCACCACAGGAGCAGCTGTCCAGGAGAGGACGGAGCAACAACAGctgtgtgacccctgacccctgacctctgaccctgctgCCAGCAGGGTGCGTCTGATACAGCACCTACACAAGCAGCTCCTCACATGCCGTTTACAGCAGCCCCAGGGGACAGCAGCTCGGCTAACCCTGAATACAAATCAACTCTGACCTCTAGAAGTCTGCTCAAACAATGCACATCTTATATGTTACTTTCCATATGCATATGCTTTGGATAAGAGTTGCTCAATGAATGCCGACCATGATCATAGCCCCCCCACTCACCTCCCCCGTTCTTGTAGCAGAGGTATGGGAAGCGCCACATGTTGCCCAGACCAATGATGGACCCTGCCACAGAGAGGACAAACTCCAGCTTGTTGCTCCACTGGCCCCTCTCCTGCATCTTCTCCTCCGGGGGCGcggggggggccctggggggggcCGGTTTGTCCCCTGgacaacacagtaaacacaacccCCTATAAGTAAAAAGTGAGACAAGCTTGTTTCCCTCCTGGGGTTAGAGTCACCAGCTTAAGACAGTTGGGGTGTGTACTTTTACCCCCACACAAGCaagctctcccctccccccacacaaacacttcctccAATGCTCAAAGTGTGATGTAAGGGCAAAGTGCATCATGTCATGCTAGCTTTGTTTAGCAGTGCAACAGCTGAAGATACAAAATAATTTCTGGATCACCTCTCCAACTTTAAGTCATAAACTGACGAGCAGAGGTACTTGCTCTGAAAAGGGTTAGAGTTGGGGTTGGGAATGGTGCTGAAAAATAGAGCTTGCATCACACTGCAGCTGTGTGGAGTGCAAACCTGGTTAGTTAAAGCTCACTTTTAAACTCTTTCTCAGATATAACAAACTCTGGTCTCATCATTCTCCTCAAGGGTCAATTTGGAGTCTATGTCATAAGACACCTGTAGCATTCTACACAGTACCCAGCCAGGTCTTTGATTATCGTAGTCTAATAAATTGAAGCATGAGTTATGAAATATATGATCCTTTGTTTTGGTTATGTTAAGGTCCACAAAATATCCATagcattcttttttttaaccaatGTTAAATACTATATCGTTCATTCAGCAATTAATGTATTAATGCATAGGTCTCAGGAGGTTATTCTTTCCCTCTGTTTTGTACTCACCATTCATCTCTACCAGATTCTGCTCTCCACAGCCAAGGCAGTCACTACAGCTCTGCTCTCCACAGCCAAGGCAGTCCCTACAGCTCTGCTCTCCACAGCCAAGGCAGTCCCTACAGCTCTGCTCTCCACAGCCAAGGCAGTCACTACAGCTCTGCTCTCCACAGCCAAGGCAGTCACTACAGCTCTGTCTGGAGATGCCGAGGCTaaaggggagaaagaaagaggtggGAAGTTATGATGCTGGACTAGGCCAGCCCCCTCTGCAcacctctcactccctccccctctacacATCTCCCActctcagaggcaggcagacagagacagacaggcagatagctaggcggacagacagagacagacaggcagctccACTATGTAGGTGGTCATGTGACAACCAGCAACAAATCTTACCAGAGCCCTGGTAGGTCAAGCAGAGGTCACATTCAGAAGTGTGCAATGGAACACTTTGTTGATTAATTCCAGTGGGACATCCGGCAAGAGGCCATCCAGGGTCACACAGACTCGGGTTCAAGGGTCATACATgctcagggtcagaggtcaaccttCTGTTGTGTTCAGGACTTGgtggtcagatggctaagcggttagggaatcgggctaccaatcagaaggttgctggttcgatcccggctgtgcaaaaatgacattgtgtccctgggcaaggcacttcaccctacttgcctcggggggaatgtccctgtacttactgtaagtcgctctggataagagcgtctgctaaatgactacatgtaaactaAAATATGGTCACGTGGTTTTCGCCCAACAGTTCTTCTGAAAAGATACCAGTCACACCACAGCAACCTAAAGCTAGCCAGTGATAAAGTTGTGCTAAATGTAAACATAGTTTCACACCAACGTCTTGGCTTCCAATAATAAGTTATGCGTTATAGACATGGGGGAAGCAGAACTCTTAATAAAGATATACTGATTTCATTTGGCCAAAACTGTAACTTAGAAAACTCAAGAGACGGGGGTTAACTCTCTCATTTTCGGTCACTTCATTCCACTGGTTTTGTGGCCTCAGAAAAGTCTGTCCCTTTAACATGGTGGCTGGATGGAGCCCAGCCTGGTGGATCTATCAGCAGATAAAATGTTccactaaaaacacacacaaaccagaacATCCCAAACCCAATCCCCTCCGCAGGTCATAGGAAATAAGAATGACAATCTGTCAAATATTATTATAGATCATCTGAGTTAGTGAGGCTGGAGGgacgagggaggggagaggtcagGATTGTCAGCAGCAGCAGTTGGCTAAGACCAGTCTTGTCCAGTCCACCACCAGCTCCCCTGCACGACAGCTTCACACCTGGTGCCTGACACGAAAACAGCTTCATTTAGGAGTTGGGGAGAGTGGTTTAACCTTTCTTGATCTGCTCTGTCACTGAGcttcacccaaaacacacctTCCCCATCCTCAGCACAGGCTTGCAGTGTTCATGGAATAGTTCCCATCATGCACCAGGGTGAACCCAACACAGCTCTGATGGTGTGAGGTTGTGCGGAGGTCAGTGGTGGTTAATGAGTTACTCTGGCCATCCGGTCCATTTTTTACACTCAAGCACAGTTTCTTACACAATTCTGAGACTCTTTCTACTAAAGGAATTTGTATCAACAGGTAATCCCCACTCCAGCTGTGTGGCTGGACACATGCTGGATGTACACACCTGACACATGCTGGATGTGCACAACTGACACAGGCTGGACACGTTAATTGCACTCAAAGCCACAATAAACTTTACAACAGCATTGATAAaaacacactcccccccaaaaTGTGACTAGGAACAGTTTATTAAAAGGTGAGATAACAAAAGAAACAGCCACATCCAAATCATTTAATTGCTTAAAACCTATTTacattataaatatatttactgAATACAACCACTGGTCTTACATCAGGAAGTGTTGCTGGTATTGGCTGAGGGGCagaagggggcggggctggagggggcatAACTCTGGAGCGCTAGGTGGTCAAATGGGAGGACAGTGTTCAAAGGGTTAGGTTAAGGTGATTGTGTTTACGAAGGGTTGGTTTAAGGGTTAAGGTGACAGTCCTGCTACACAGCTTCTGAAACTGTCCCCAGACTTTTGGAGCTAGACTGCAGTTTGAAGACTGGTTACTATGGTGACACCCAGGACCCAAGTTGGTGGGGGTCAGGGTGGTTCTGGCGCAGgtggaaggacacacacacctccctttgACCCTCTACCCCAGCAGACACAAGGACAGAATCACACACTTAGCCCTAGGGGATACCTCaatacctccccctccctcctcatccctccatatCCCTGCCGATCTCCATAACCTGGAGCCTCCATCCCTGCAGGTGTCTATTCTAGAGCCTCAGGGTTTGTAAGGTTTACAAGGTGAGGACCAGTCCATTTCCTCCTCAGTCCTCTCTCTATTTTGTTAGGACTCCGTCCATCGCACCGGTCAATCAGTCAAAAAGGGAAGTATGTCAGTCAAGTCTGTTTTCCCAGGACACAGAgattgacattgtgtgtgtactCTAGCCTCTGCCCACAGTGGAAGTGCTAGCTGGCGTCCTGAGTGCTGTGTTGCTGTCTCAGGGTGGCAGGGAGGGCAGTGCTGCACACAGGAACAGCCAACACTACACTCTCTTCTGCTACCAGCAAGGCTCCTCCCCTGGCCACGCCCGCCCTGCGGTTGCACACGCAGCAGATGTAGTCCTCCGTCTCTGCCATCTCACAGgtcacgcccacacacacctggtggaACCACTCGTCACAGCCGCCATCGCACTGAACCCAGTCCACCTGGGGAGAAACAGGTAGATcagagaggtagggaggtgagagacaggtagatcagagaggtagggaggtgagagacaggtagatcagagagatagggaggtgagagacaggTAGATCAGAGAAATagggaggtgagagacaggtagatcagagagatagggaggtgagagacaggtagatcagagagacagatgagcaGCCACTCCTACAAGTAGTCACCCTAGTCTCAGAAGTGTAGagacctggggtctcatttataaaacttgcGTGgacactttccacgcaaaggttgtgatttataaaatatagggctgtcaagcgattaaaatatttaaccgcgattaatcgcattatttcaaacgattaatcgtgattaatACCAAAATTATTAaatctatttaatctgttaaaatgttaccccaataaaatatttttgtagttgaaataacattaaaagggtgtacttaacttcAAATAGGcataactggatgataatgtccataacacaagttcagatggaacacaatttaaattgggagggagttttattcactcactaACTATACAGCTGTATGATAAAAATCCAGAAAATTAAGACTTGTTatggaatataaaatacatttgagacatgttgtctcatagcctactacgatatcctgctccataatattcaaatatcactcaaacatacttcagatacttaagcaacaacagattgaccttaatattgaacaatacagtttctattttgtcgaacccagtcagctgcttgCTTCTTTAGCGAGTGTTGTCCGCCATATATTACcggagcgaacgctgctgctgccacCGCTAATGCTGCTAACGCtggtgctagctgtgtgctttgcttgcatgtgatagtttaggctggaagtactccggtgatatctaaactgacaatcagtacacacaacCTTAATTTTGTCAACCGAGCAGTCTtgcaactttttgaaatggaacttcctATCTAATAGCCCTCTCTctatcattcagctaccgtcggccGTCGAAGTCATGTGACAACAGGTGATTTCCAGGGttaaaaagaaacctgcgttaacggcaccattttttttttgttgcgttAAAGTGAAATTGCATTAATgagttaactttgacagccctaataaaaaactaacttgacgggagagtgtgcggtcctccactctgaccctcccgtaggcctacgcacattttgggaACAGTttgaattggcgacgcagatgaccgtactgtagtcagactgcagaaattgaatgtgggaagaacattactcgtaatatttatatattttgttttcctcacacaagttttttaaattaaattccatgattatcatgaagattttatccagcagtattattttagcttgtactgagtgataattgttccataagcaCCTTACAATCAActcattttaaatcaaaattcagcacTGTCTCTCCATCATATTGTCCACTATAGcagagtgcaggagggggaaatgCCAAACTGCATGGAATgcagataacatcacatatcctacctttaaataactgcagaatacagtgtataactaaatatttttgtttaatactgtgcatatatcatcgCTACACtccacgtcctcgttatcaaTCCAGACTTGGGTTAGAGAAGTTGCCATGCGCTATGA
This region includes:
- the LOC124469647 gene encoding sodium- and chloride-dependent GABA transporter 2-like translates to MNGDKPAPPRAPPAPPEEKMQERGQWSNKLEFVLSVAGSIIGLGNMWRFPYLCYKNGGGAFLIPYMIFLFTCGVPVFFLETALGQFTSEGGITCWRKISPLFEGLGYGTQVIVALLNFYYIIVLAWGIFYLSFSFTWDLPWSSCNNTWNTENCVEFQRRNESVDFIPNPNATSPVIEFWERRALRLSPGIDHMGSLNWDLALCLLVAWVMCYFCIWKGVKSTGKVVYFTATFPYLMLLVLLVRGVTLPGAGRGIQFYLYPDLGRLADPQVWMDAGTQIFFSYAICLGCLTALGSYNKYNNNCYKDCLALCFLNSGTSFIAGFAIFSILGFMSYEQNVPIAEVAESGPGLAFIAYPRAVSMMPFSPLWACFFFIMIILLGLDSQFVCVESLVTAMVDMYPSVFRRPYRRELFLLGVAFLSFLMGLIMLMEGGMYVFQLFDYYAASGMCLLFMAIFETVCIAWVYGVDRFYDNIEDMIGYRPGPYIKYCWLFFTPATCIGTFAFSLIKYTPLKYNGVYVYPWWGYCLGWLLALSSMVCIPLWMVYKLCTTQGTLRERLLFLTQPSDDLPKTKQEQDKLLAVFAAEGPGPTALGAVPSRAGYLHVPDSSC